Part of the Sorghum bicolor cultivar BTx623 chromosome 1, Sorghum_bicolor_NCBIv3, whole genome shotgun sequence genome, GTTTTCACGGGCCGATCCAAAATCACTACAGGGTCAGGAATTCTCGATTGTTTGAGCCGTGCAATTGTAATGGTGGACAGTAGGTACGATTGAATCGCGCGGAATGCAAATCAAATGCTTCTTTTTTCACGAAGGTTGTACAGCAACAGATGCGTACGTCTCTACTGCTACCAGTTGGTGCAAAAGGCATGACGGACACATAGCCGTGCCTCTAGAGAGTACGTACTGCACGTCTTGGCTTTTTTCTTTGATTGATGaagactatggccttgtttagttcctaaaaaaaattataaatttttttagattttatgtcatatcgaatcttatggcatatacataaagtattaaatatagattaaaaaataattatttgcatagtttatttataatttgcgagacgaattttttgagtctatttagttcataattggccAATATttcatcaaatacaaatgaaaatatctatttgcaaattttttttaagtaaacaaggcctatgtatatatgtagggCATGTCGCAAGCCAAACCTAACAAGAGCGCGTGCGGCCCCCTTGGTCCTTGACCTTGCTATAGCTAGTCTATGAcatgctagggccttgtttagttcctaaaaaaatttcaaaattttttagattctccatcacatcgaatcttacggtaactacatgaagtattaaatataaataaaaaataactaattacatagtttatatataatttgccagataaatcttttgagcctagttagttcatagttaaacaatatttatcaaatataaacgaaaatactacgatatttattttgcaaaaaaaattgaaattaaacaaggcctagattggTTGGTCAGGCCATGCCAACGCAACAGAGCATAGTCGCCATCAGACACCGGGACACCAGAGAGTGTGTGCATATACCCACTCCGCCGCCCCCCACCACCACCCCAAAAATAAATACAATAATAGATTTTTGTTGAGTCAACTTATTAAgtttgattaaatttaaaaagatTGCATTAATACTTATAAGTCtgaataagtttattataaaagtataattTATAATTTGTCTAATAGTATTTATTTGATGTATAATTTTTCATACAGATTTGGTGGAACTTAGAATTATTTGACTTTTCGATAATTGAGGGTTATATTCTTTGATAGACAGAGGGAGCATAAACCCAGAGTGAAGTTAGTAGCTAGAGCTTGCTTTCTTAAAAGCAGAGGTTTCtcctctttttttaaaaaaaaaagttagtAGCAAGAGGATGCAAATACACCTCCAAAAATATGCGAAAGCAATGATTTAGAAATCTTCTTCTTAAACACAATGCTCGTGGGCTATCTTATTCTCTGCGAGTCAGAGTTTTTTTAATTAAGATATTATTAAGTGCATCATCCTCTAATTTACTCTAATTCTATTACAAATTTTACTCTCACATTCTAGGGAACTGATGCCGATAGCCACAGGACATAAAACTGCATTACAAATCTAGTACAGAGTATAAGACGGATGTCCCAAACGCTAGAATCGCTTCAGCCCCCGGTGTGTTGACACAGATCGTCAATAATCCAAGGGTGTTTTGTTGGTGGGATGAGATAGGATAGGACCACTCTATCCTAGAATTACGCCAtatttagatctatttttttttggatttgacactatatcactttcgtttgtatttgataattatcatctaactatgaactaactagacttaaaagattcgttttgcaagttattttttatctatatttaatattttatgtttgTATCGCAAGATTCGCtagagaattttaaaaagtttttagattttaagtataactaaacaaagccttatagTATGATTAGACTCACAAGACATTATCATAAAATTTTGAATATATATCATGCCCAGCAATAAATCAAGAAAtactttttatttctttttttattaaaatataaaaatgttTAGAGCTAGGAGTAACTGACAAGTAGCCATGGTAAATGCTGGCCAGGAGACGACAAGCAGAAGAATGGGAGACCGGCGTATCAGCCAGTGGTGTGTCAGCGTGGGGAAGATCGGCAGAAGGCAGATGCAGGTGTCAGGATAGGCAATGTATAGGTGGGGCGTAGGATCGGCATTGAATGGAAGGGCGGGCTGAGATGCAGTTAGGCCTTGTAGCCctggttaggccttgtttagttcggaaaaaatttcggatttcgctactgtagtattttcgtttttatttgacaaatattgtccaattatgaattaactaggatcaaaagattcgtctcgtgatttacagacaaactgtataattaatttttgttttcgtctatatttaatgcttcatgcatgtgccgcaagattcgatgtgacgggaaatcttgaaaactttttggatttcagggtgaactaaaagttccccatccaaaatttttttatccatctcatcgaatctttggacacatgtatgtatgaagcattaaatgtacataaaaaataaactaattacacagtttggttgaaatcacgagacgaatcttttaagtctagttactccatgattagccttaagtgctacagtaacccacatgtgctaatgatagattaattatgtttaatagatttgtcttgcagtttcctgacaagctatgtaatttgtttttttattagtttctaaaaacccctcccgacatccttccgacacatccgatgtgacacccaaaaaatttttatctTCAGCTTTTCaacattccctgtcacatcaaatcttaagtcacatgtataaagcattagatataaacgaaaataaaaactaattatacagtttgtctgtaaatcacgagattaatcttttaagcctacttagtctatgattggataatatttgtcaaataaaaaaaatgttacagtaccaaaatccaaaatcttttcagaactaaacaaggaaaaAATAAGGTAGGATAtatgaggtcttgtttaggccttgtttacttctatccCAAAAcgcaaaaaaattcaagattccgtgtcacatcgaatctttagacatatgcatggagtattaaatatagacaaaaataaaaactaattgcacagtttggtcgaaatttacgagatgaatcttttgagcatttagtctatggttggataataattaccacaaacaaacgaaagtgctatagtgtcacgaaatttttctgttgaggaactaaacacggccttagtttgtgaaaatttttgaatttaattattttagtattttttttaaaaaaaaattagtaattattatttaaatataaactaactatgtttaaaagattcgtcttataaattataagtaaaatatataattagttattttctatctatatttaatattttatgcatgtgctgtaagatctgatatgatagagaattttgaaaatatttGAGAATTAAGGCTTAAGTGTCATATGGACAGTGGCCGATAAATTTGTCATCCTACGTCCTCTATCTCTAGATAATTTTCATTATTAGTATGCGTGCCGTAAGTTTAACTTGATTGGTAAAAAATATATGCAACATTTATATCACTAAATAATttaattaaaaaatatttatgaggatactaattatgtgtatcataaatattaataatttttAATGTATATTTAACCAAAATTGTTCCTCGAAAGCGAAAACGATATATATTTAGAGACCCTCTCTCTGTCTCACTTTTCGAGAAGCCAgcttttttaaactttgactaattatatataaaagatattaatatctatatataataataataatgataataattAGATAGATTGTTAAATATACTTAGAGATATAAATGTAGCACATATTTTCTATGAATCtagttaatttattttttaaaaaatgatcTGCATATATCACATAATGTTATCTATTTTATGACGGAAGGAGCAGGAATTATTTGTCATCATTCATCCAACCAAACATACACACAAAACTGTTCTATCCTGAAATCCTGAAATAGAATTATGCCAACCTCTAAGTGGATGGATAGCAGGCAGCATCCGACGCATATCCACGTCGATACATATCATCAATGGTTCTGGGTCACCTCACCGACGGCATGGTCAGCCGGTACGGCCGGTCGAGACCCATTTTTTTACATTTTGACACTAtattattttcgtttgtatttagtaattattattcaatcataatatactcaaaagatttatttcgtatatcatagataaactgtgtaattaattagtttttatttatatttaatgttttatgtatatgttaattttcgatgtaacggagaacTTTAaagtttttttgaattttgaatatAATAAATCCTCAATAATGAGCGCGCCTATCGCCTGCACTCTGCAGATCAGGATTTTTGGACACACATCATGAGGTGTACAGGCGCAGATCGAGTGAGTGACGTCCCTTTTGCAACTACACCTgcctaaaataaaataaatatatctaaaaaagcCCCACATATAAAGACAGCAAGTCATGGGCTCATGGCCCCCATGCAATCCAatgcaatgcatgcatgcagataATAACTAGATAAGGGGCGACTTGCCAGCGCGAAGAAAACCCCAAAACGATAAGCAAGCTAGCTAGGACTGCTGCTTGCATGTCGACCGGTGGCCAGCTCAAAAGAATGCGAGTTGGTGAGGCAACCAAGCTAAAGCTACTATAGCTACCTCATGTGAAGAAGCAGCGCCAGGAAAAACGGACGACGAAGCACAAGTAAATTTGGACACCTGCACGCTCGTCGCGGCCGCTGCAAAGACTAGATTTAGATACCGAAAGCGAAAGCAGCAATGGCAATGATCATCGGTCGATCTCAACGCACAACTCTGCATGAACTCCTCCCCGTTTCCCCGGGAGAGAGACGCGAAGGGAAACAGGCAGCACGGGCGCGACTCCGAGGATTTGAATTTGTTCATTGGTACAAAAGTATTATTCACTCATTTTATCGTGAGAAAAAACACCTTTAAATAGTTGACAGATTCGGTGAACTTACGATGAGGCTTAATAGGTTGCCATCGATGGGTACGTGCCGGAGCCGTGCGACGCCTTCCTAGTTTCCCGGCAGGCAAGCCCGATGAGATCACCACGCGTGCAGTGTGCAGACCGGCAGGTgcggcccccccccccccccccccccccccccccccttccaATCTGGCAAGTCTCCGATTAACTTGTCCTTCTCCACTCTCCGGGAAAGGGTACGTTGGTGCTACTCGCTAGTCCTCTCTTATCTTCGTTATACACGACCCCCCTGACGCAATCGAACGCTGCTGCAATTTGCACGCTCCCTGCCAAACGCTGCAAACGCTACAAGTTCCATCACTTTCTGCATGACCACAGACTATGGGGTACCAGCAGTGGAATACACAGCTAGCGCCGGAAAAACAAAAAACGAGCGTTCGCCGCGACGCTGCCAGGCCATCCATCACGCTTCGCTTGCATAAGTACAGCCCACTCCGTATAGAGACACAGACGGGTGGTGCTTCGACGATCGAACTGTGTGCTCGTTTAATTTGCCTCCTCCCTTCCTTCCACCTAACTCCCAACGAGCGAGAGCAGCCATTGGTAGCCCGTGAACGAAGCTAGCTAGGTTTGCAACCAACTCCTCCATCCCACAAGACAAGAGCTTCGCTGACATCGCAGCCGGCCGGGTCTAGGGGCGGACCGTGTGCATGGCTGCGTGGACCTCTGCCAAGGGCGCTCTTCTTCCCTGGGCtcgcagcagcagcggcggccatggcggcctCTCGAGTGTCCTGGGCAGGGCCTTGGCGTTGGCTACGGTGCGTGCGCGATTCTCGTCGTGTCTGTAACTGTGCACCGCTCAAATCCATGCATAAATCTCGCGCGCGCGCGTGGAGGCAGAACGTACTGTTTCCGTAACCGACCGTTTCTTTTTCTCGGCCATGGCCGCGTCGTCCACCATGGCTCTCCCTGCCGCGATGAGATCCATACTCAGAGCTCGGAGTAACCTCGCCCCTTTCGCTGCTCACGATTTGCaggccggaggaggaggaggaggaggcggcggcggctcgctTCTCCCACGCCGGTGGCAGTCGTCGCTGCCGCAGCTGGACCATGTCGACAGGTGAGTGATCTGTCTGATAGCCACGCGCCCGGCCCGCGCGCAGATCGCCGATCCCACCATCCTCCATTGTTTCGCTTTCGCCATCTGCGGGCCGGGCCGCAACATGCATGTGTGTGAACGGCTGAACGTACGTGCGCGCAGGTCCGACGAGGAGAGCGGCGAGATCGACTGGGACAAGCTCGGCTTCGGCCTCACCCCGACCGACTACATGTACGTGACGCGGTGCTCGCCGGAGGACCGCGGCGACTTCCCCCGCGGCGAGCTCTGCCGATACGGCAACATCGAGCTCAGCCCCTCCTCCGGCGTTCTCAACTACGCCCAGGTTCGGTTCAATTCGTCCAGGACATGCATGTCATGTGGAGCACACGATCGATTTCTCTCCACTTTAGTATAAACTACTGGATTGACGACGACGGCGATGCATCCCTGCTCCCTATTAGGCTACTAGACACCGACGTTAATTAAATATCTTAAGTAGGAGTAACAAATTCCATCGCATGCCTGCCTGCAACTGCAACTGCAACTGCAACCAACGAGTGCCGCCCGCCTCCTGCAGGGGCTGTTCGAGGGGATGAAGGCGTACCGGCGGCCGGACCGGTCTGGGTACACGCTGTTCCGTCCGGAGGAGAACGCGCGGCGGATGCAGCACGGCGCCGAGCGCATGTGCATGCCGGCACCGTCGGTGGAGCAGTTCGTCCACGCCGTCAAGCAGACCGTCCTCGCCAACCGGCGCTGGGTGCCGCCGCAGGGGAAGGGAGCCCTGTACCTCCGACCTCTGCTCATGGGCAGCGGCCCGATCCTTGGGCTGGCTCCGGCCCCCGAGTACACTTTCCTCGTCTACGCTGCACCCGTCGGAAACTACTTCAAGGTCAGTGCCACACTGCCACTGCCACACCGGCCGGTTGAACAGagtccggccggccgccggaaacgacatgacaggcCCGATTCTTGACCTTGATTGTGTTCTCTTGTTTTCAGGAGGGCCTGGCGCCCATCAACCTGGTGGTGCATGACGAGTTCCACCGCGCGATGCCCGGCGGGACCGGCGGCGTCAAGACCATCGCCAACTACGCGCCGGtgcgtccgtccgtccgtccgttcGGACACATCTGTACATACTAGCTATTGCCTGACGACGCGTTGTGGCGCCGGTGCACTGACTGGTCGGCTGCATTGTGACGATGTGCAGGTGCTGAGGGCACAGACGGACGCCAAGAGCAAGGGGTTCACGGACGTGCTGTACCTGGACTCGGTCCACAAGCGCTACCTGGAGGAGGTGTCGTCGTGCAACGTGTTCGTCGTCAAGGGCGGCGTCGTCGCCACGCCGGCCACCCAGGGCACCATCCTGCCGGGCATCACGCGCAAGAGCGTCATCGAGCTCGCCAGGGACCGCGGATACAAGGTCACCACAGACTAACTTAATGGTGTCCTTCCATCAACAACTTTATGTTGCTGCTTATGTTTCACTTCGCTCTGCTGAAATAGTACTGAAGAATAGGGGATCTTCAGCTACCGATTTAACGAACTGTCTGGCCTGTCCGAGCAGGTTGAAGAACGCCTCGTTTCCATTGACGATCTGATGAGTGCAGACGAGGTGTTCTGCACGGGGACCGCGGTGGTGGTTGCTCCGGTGTCCACAGTTACGTACCGAGGCAACAAGTAAGAATTCTACTCGTTCGTTCTTTTCTTCGCGT contains:
- the LOC110435962 gene encoding branched-chain-amino-acid aminotransferase 2, chloroplastic-like — encoded protein: MAAWTSAKGALLPWARSSSGGHGGLSSVLGRALALATAGGGGGGGGGGSLLPRRWQSSLPQLDHVDRSDEESGEIDWDKLGFGLTPTDYMYVTRCSPEDRGDFPRGELCRYGNIELSPSSGVLNYAQGLFEGMKAYRRPDRSGYTLFRPEENARRMQHGAERMCMPAPSVEQFVHAVKQTVLANRRWVPPQGKGALYLRPLLMGSGPILGLAPAPEYTFLVYAAPVGNYFKEGLAPINLVVHDEFHRAMPGGTGGVKTIANYAPVLRAQTDAKSKGFTDVLYLDSVHKRYLEEVSSCNVFVVKGGVVATPATQGTILPGITRKSVIELARDRGYKVEERLVSIDDLMSADEVFCTGTAVVVAPVSTVTYRGNKYEFRTGPDTVSQELYTTLTSIQMGLAEDNKGWTVAVE